In Acanthochromis polyacanthus isolate Apoly-LR-REF ecotype Palm Island chromosome 24, KAUST_Apoly_ChrSc, whole genome shotgun sequence, the DNA window cctctgtccctctcaacccccccggccagcaggcagatgggtcccccctatatagagccgggttctgctagaggttttttccctgttaaaagggtgttttcctgccactgtctcctttgggcttgctctgggggtcaggcatatgggttctgtaaagcgttttgagacgatttgactgtaattgacgctatataaataaaattgaattgaattgaattgaattgaatagagttacctcgcttcgtgaaacggaaaactctgagttttcctcatttcaggCAGTGTTGGGTAAGTTACTTTCAAAAAGTAATTAGTTACAAATTACTAGTTACTTTTCTAAAAAGTAATTGAGTACATTACTTAGTTACTGTCTGAAGAAAGTAACTAAGTTACACTACTTTTTGATTACTTCATgtcccaaaaaataaaaagaggagagtcaaaggtgtatgtttgttttattaaagtcatttaaattattaaactaGCTCAAACAATGCACTATTAATATGAATAAGCCAGGATAACTAGTATAGTCTTCAAAACTACTGGCTGGTAGTGCAAAACTGCAAATAACATAATAAAACTTAGGCTAAACAATTCATGAATTGCATTTGAACatataaaaaaatgtgcaaacagtgCAAAAAAGGCACAGTACGTTTTGGAAGTCCATCAAGAACAAGAGCGTTAAAAGCTAATAGAGGTGAAAATGATACAGTGCTGAAGATCAACATCTTATGGCTTGAGAAGTGAAGGGAACTGTCTCTGCCAAGTGACATGACAGAAACTACAGTACGGCTCTTTTTGGTTTGGAGCTGTACTTTAGGAACATTAAATCCATCAGGCAGGTTGGCATGTAGGACAGTGGCAGCCAGAAGAACTTTGCGTCCCATCCAGGAGAGTAGCAAGTACGAGGATGAACAGCAGAGATGGCGTGCTCCATGCAGCCCACCACCTTCATCAGGTCAGCATCTGTAAACTGCTTAAACCTTTGATCCAGTTGTTCAATACTACTCTCATAGAATTCATATCCATACTCGTCCTTCATTTCCTGAGGTAGTCTTTCCCAGAGCTTCCTTGCATTATTCTTCACCAACCCAAGATCAGTCACATTTGTTTTGAAGAACCCAAGCTCAAGGCCttccaaataatataataaatctCAGGCTTAACAACAAGTCATGAATTGCATTTGAACATatcaaaaaaaaagtgcaaacagtgcaaaaaaaggAACAGTATAAGTTTTGGAACCTAACTTCTGTAAAGTAAGCCTTTAACAACTCCTTCTCAGTCTGATGATTTTGCTGATTAATATACCTAACAAGAAGGTTTGCAAATTAACAATTGACATCTGTTGATCATTACATGGAGCATAGATTAGTCGATtaattatacacacgtggacaaaattgttggtacccctcagttaaagaaggaaaaacccacaattctcactgaaatcacttgaaactcacaaaagtaacaataaataaaaatgtattgaaaattaaataatcaaaaacagccattacttttgaattgttgattaacataattatttaaaaaaacaaactaatgaaacaggcctggacaaaaatgatggtacctctatgaaagattgaaaactatttgaccagagtgacatgattaactcaggtgtgtcatttaattgacatcacaggtgtttccaaactcataatcagtcagtctgcctatttaaagggagacaagtagtcaccctgctgtttggtgaaaaggtgtgtaccacactgaacatggacaacagaaagcgaaggagagaattgtcccaggacatccgaaaaaaaatgatagacaaacatcttaaaggtaaaggctataagaccatctctaaacagcttgaagttcctgtgacaacagtggctcatattattcagaagttcaagacccacgggacagtagccaacctccctggacgtggccgcaagaggaaaattgatgacaaattgaagagacggatcgttggaattgtatccaaagagcccagagcaacctccaaagaaattaaaggtgaactccaaggccaaggtacatcagtgtcagatcgcaccattcgtcgttgtttgagccaaagtggacttcatgggagacgaccaaggaggacaccactgctgaaaaaaactcataaaaaagccagactggaatttgcaaaaatgcatgttgacaagccacaaagcttctgggagaatgtcctttggacagatgagaccaaactggagctttttggtaaggcacatcaactctatgttcatagactcaaaaaccaagcatacgaagaaaagaacactgtccctacggtgaaacatggaggaggctcagtaatgttttggggctgctttgctgcatctggcacagggtgtcttgaaagtgtgcaaggtacgatgaaatctgaagactatcaaggcattctgaagagaaatgtgctgcctagtgtcagaaagcttggtctcagtcgcaggtcatgggtcttccaacaggacaacgatccaaaacacacagccaaaaacacccaagaatggctgagagaaaagcgttggactattctaaagtggccttctatgagcccagatctgaatcccattgaacatatgtggaaggagctgagacatgccatttggagaagacacccatcaaacctgagacaactggagctgtttgctcatgaggagtgggccaaaatacctgttgacagctgcagaacgctcattgacaaatacagaaatcgtttaattgcagtgattgcctcaaaaggttgtgcaacaaaatattaagttctgggtaccatcatttttgtccagccctatttcaatagtttgtttttttaaataattatgttaatcaacaattcaaaagtgatggctgattttgattatttaattttcaataaatttttatttattgttacttttgtgagtttcaagtgatttcagtgagaattgtgggtttttccttctttaactgaggggtaccaacaattttgtccacgtgtgtagtacAGCAGCCATTAGAGCTACAGCACTCACtcacttttttgacaagaaGAAATTAATGGCTAAAGATatacaaatacattttatcttttatctttcttgatttttttagaGAAAACTTGTGTTTTCTACAGCTGCATTTGGGAGGTATGGATTATATTTTTGCAAGGAGAAGGTTTGACATCAACATTGAATTTTATATTAAACAGCAgatctatattttattttttcaatatattGTTGCAGCTGCACTTTGGAATGCTTTTCATATTTGGAAGGATAAGTTTCTTTCATTTGCAACATATTATGTGGGGATGCATTAGTCAAGGACTAAGTGTGAGCATACCAAATTATTGGCATAGCAAGTGTTATTTTTCAAAGTAATGGTTGTACCTTAGTAGCAGTAGTTTCTCAAAACGTTTGGCTGACAACCTATTCCTTCTCGGAGTTAGGACCAGGCTGCCCAAGCTGAAAAGCCTCTCTGCTGGGGCACTTGAAGGTGTTGCTGTGTTCAGTTTCAAGAATAAGGTCTTAATGTTTGGAAATTGGTGGAGAATGTCTACTTCACAACCTGATTGGAAATAACCAAAGATTTCACTTTCACAGCTGCGAGAAGTTGGATGGTCGtcttcaaaagcaaaaaagtcaATTTCACTTTTGTTTGAGGAAGAGGCCTGTGGTTTAGAAACGAATGGGAGCACCTCTTGTTGTGTATCCATTGAAGTTCGGCATTCTGTGATGAGCAGTGTCTTTAAAGAGTCCTTCTTGTGCTCTTCTTTCAGCCACCTTAGTTTGAACTTGGGAAGTGTGACTGCAGCAAGCTGAGCATCCTTGTTTTCCAGCACTGATGCAAATCTGGTCTTGATGCTCTGCatgtaaaaagaagaaaatagcataagaacatatatatatatatatatatattttttgtttgtttgtttaaatgtacGTATAGTACACATACCTGCACAATGACATCTGGTAGACCTGCAGTCATTCTTGAGAGGCTGGGTTGCAGTGCCAACACCTTGGACATTAAAACTTCAAGTGTTGGCAGAAGGCACCCATAGTAGCAGTTATCTTCTCCTTGTAAAATATCCAAGGCAATGCTGAGGGGTTTCATTACTGAACAGTATTCACTAAGAAATTTATGTTCACGTTCAGAGAGGACTCTTATGTCTAACTGAGCACACAAGTGGTTTAACTGTGGGACTGGAATAGTGAGGATGCATGTCAAGGCATCATGGAATGAATTCCACCTTGTTGTTACTGGGATAATAAGCTTCCGTTTGCATATATTTTCAACAAGCTCTGAGGCTACAGTAGAACGGCTACATTTTGTCCAGAGTGCAGAGCACTTTGCTGTTGCACTTCTGAATACAGACTTAGCCTCAGCATTTGCAGACAGCCATTTGTTAACATCATTATTGGAAATCAGGTTCAGCGTATGTGAAGCACACCTTAAGTGAGGGGGTAAAGTGTATTCTCCATCTGAAGTGCCATTAGATAGGATGTCATCAGcatcagcaaaaacaacattgtcctcctcttcttcacctccctcctcctctgaaTCAGATGGTGCTGTTGCTGCCTCGTACACCCGAAAGGCTTTAACGAAGTTTGACCCATTATCGGTCACAGTAGCGGTTACCTTGTGAGTGAGTCCAAATGCTGAATGTACGTGTTCTATCTCACTTGCCACTACGTCGTATGTATGACGTCCTTTTATTCTTCGACAGGCAATTGCTGCTTTTTCACGTTTGAAGTTGTTTGGGTTAATCCAATGTGCAGTCATGCCCAAAAAACTTTTATTATGACATGTCCAAATATCTGCCGTTGTCGACACATACTCCAGTCTCTCAAAGGTTGACTTTAACTCACTTTCCATCTTGCTATAGCATTTTTCAAGGTAACttgcaaatgtttttctgtcacttgtACTTTCCTGTCCATCAGCAGTTTGTATTTTCCGCAAAATGCTTCTGAAAGACGGTGACTCTACTGTAGATATAGGCAACATCTCTTCCACAACGTATGCCGCAACCAGtctatttatttctgtctttgagGTTACCTGACCGCGTAATTCAAGACGTGGTTGCTTGTATCGTGTCGGTGTGTCGGAGTCGGCAGCCTGGCTGTGTTGCGGTTGCTCCTTAGCGACAAGCTTAACAGTTGAGTGTTGACGCTGCAAATGTTTCAAAAGATTGGAGGTTGAGTTGGCTGACGTTGACAAACGTTTGCTGCCCACGCAAAGGTTGCACTCCACGAccaagtttttgtctttttgggtgACATAGTTAAAATAGTGTGCGTATCTCCACCGGATAAATGAATTTGTCTCCTctgccattttgtttgttgtctctttGCTTCGCGCGCGCCGTTGAAAGTGCTCGGCGTCGACGGCGTGACGTAAGCACGCAGGCATGCAGGCAGCAGAAGTGTATGTCCTCTGCGGCTTTCGGGCATTCCTGAAGAAGAACCGCAAGTAACTAGCCAAGTATTTAGTTAGTAACTGTAATTTATAAGTATTTTCATTATAACGCGTTACACTATTTCGTTATTCGAAATTGTAATCCGTTACAGTAACGCGTTTCTGAGTAACGAGTTACTCCCAACACtgatttcagggttaagaaactcagagttttcactaaacccgcttcatgaaacaggcccctgatgAGTTTGTCTTCCATATTTATGTTTAAATTGGCTCAGAGAAGTCATTATCTAGCTAGATGACTCACTGGTCACCATGACGACACTCTGGATTTTATGCTGCAGGTGCATTACTGAGTGTCGACAAGTGAATCTCACAGCTTCCCAGGATGCATCAGCTTTAACAATGGAGACAAATACACCAACACAACCTGCCTACACACAGAGTGCTAACAGCAGTGATATAAGACTTTTTCTAGACACACATGAcaaggcataacattatgaccacctgcctaatattgtgttggtccagcatatgttgtcaaaatgctctgaaccactGGGcatggaccagaggacctcttaGGGTGTCCTATGGGGTTTGAACAGGGCATCAGCAGTTCATCCTTTGAGTACTCTGGGTTGTACAATGGGACCTCTAGGAATCAAACTTGTTCTACTACTTCCTGTTGATGCGTGATCAGAATGAGGTCTAGGAAGTTTGGGGTCAAAGCAATATCTTGGGTGATTGTCATGTTATTCAAGATGCTTCtatttgtttgatgtttttggaaATGTGGTAAAGTGCATTTTCCTGGGGGTGTAGGCCAGTGATATTTAGGATTTCCATTTACATGATGCAGTGTGCTTGTAGACCTCTTcaattttgacctttttcatcAAACTTATGCAAACTGATATTATTCCATTCTCCAAGGTCTAAACTAACTAAATATACCAGTTACTTTGATCTTGGACCTTGGCTATGCTTGCCTCAAGAGTCATGTAATGTTATTGTTGACGTTTTTCAAAAACGCTGCAAAATTCAAGATATTATGTCCTTATTTTCATTGTAGCTTCCCAGAGGTTGATGCTATAGTAGTGAAAGTGGTACCAAATAAAAGCTAATACAATTTTCTTGCATATGGTAGTAAACACATGAACACCTGTGtaaatttggactcattttaatgcacaaacaattgggacactgcaaaaaaatcaacGTGGTCGTATGATAGCACTGCACTGACTCATATATTGCATAAGAAACAGTCAGATAGGACGTCACTAATACATATAGTGTCACTTGTTCAATGTGGCTTTCTTGAAACTGTCAAATTTGTTTCTTGTGGTACTCCACAGGTACTTACACAGGTGTTCATGTGTTTACTACAAATGCAAGAAAATTTTATTGGCTAGAATCCAAGGTGTACCAGCAGAACTACACATAGTACCAATATGAtcagtgtttttcacttcaccCGTCAGTGGTCATGTTGTGACTGAACATTGTATCttaactcattggctgccagccgttttcagagcaaagagcccctactgccagagtttttaagaattttgacagatttttcaagacCTACAGAATATGAAGTTTTTagactacataaacattgaaactatcaaaagaaagtgtagattctcttctttcatcaggaaaaaaagtttgtttctagcattttcggttctaaagttatcggcagcagaacatcgggtagtttcagcaaaaacacctgtttttgaccaaaaaacagagataacgagCTTTTTCTGTagagaggcacatcaatcactttgatgccaatattttttggtttagtgacatcccacacaactgaacagttgtttacttatatgaaacaacaaaaacaactcagaaaaaacattttgaggtcaactttttaaccttttgttagctaaatcatttatttacaaacaaacaacacaagtcaacattttggttcagaacaatacatcttacaaaatttaaactaaatatttttaggtgtgtgtgtgtgtgtgtgtctgtgtgtgtctgtgtgtgtatgtgtgtgtgtgtctgtgtgtgtctgtgtgtgtatgtgtgtgtgtgtctgtgtgtgtctgtgtgtgtatgtgtgtgtgtgtgtgtgtgtgtgtgtgtgtgtgtgtgtctgtgtgtgtctgtgtgtgtgtgtgtctgtctgtgtgtgtctgtgtgtgtgtgtgtgtgtgtgtgtgtctgtgtgtgtctgtgtgtgtgtctgtgtctgtgtctgtgtgtgtgtgtgtgtgtgtgtgtgtgtgtgtgtgtgtgtgtgtgtatgtgtgctcgctctaaactcatctgactcggcttcgtcagatgagctcaagagagcggtggtggagaaacagaaacagaaacctaGCGCGGCTTTGATCACCAGCGGCTGTTGGTaacggcactttttgctgtcggcccaccatggtcactgtctttgccattcttttggcccaccgcaacactctcacgttccaaaactccaggattttcaccgacaagctccgacagactgtcctgcagcccccccagtcaaaaaacatgattgacgtctatagacatCATTGGCAGCGAACTTTCGGATTTCagttgacgtctatagacgtcaatggcagcgaatgagttaaCCAAATATTTCCACTGATTGGTAGAAGacatttccaaaataaaatactacaacGTCACCACAGTTATATTATCAAATATAATTCTGCACAACTCTTTAATTCTGACTTTTTAATTCACTGTTTCATTCTATGCAGATGATGCTCTTTTATACTGGTCTGTGAGGATCACAGTAAATTAACtggaataaatgtgtgaaagCTGAGATGCTGATGTCTCTGAATGTTCTCAGGCTGACTGAAGCAGACGTCCTGATAATGAGCTCAACAGACCTCacagcaaaaccacaaacatcAAACTGCACAGTGTCGTTTTATTCTATCCTGGATATTTTATACATGATCAGAAGCTCATTTACGGCTTCTCTGGATGGAAGCGTTCTCAGTTTGAACAGCTTGTGAATTTAACAAGGAGATGTATCATCAACTAAACAAGCTGTTTAAACACAccttatatttttaaaaaaggaaaaaacttcTACACAGAGTTTTCAGTAGCAGAGGATGCTGTTTATAGTCTGCGGTTGTGGTTTCTGTAGGTGTGTTCTTTGCTATCTACACTGAACAGTCACACACATCGGTTAGCCACAACCAACCAGAACCAGTCAAAGTTTTCATTCAGCGTCTCTCTACAACCTACAGAACCACATGAGAAGAACAGCAAGCAAACTATTGATCCTGCAGAGAAACCTGATCGCTGTagcataaataaaaagaatgaagAACAGAACACAGAATCACTAGTTACCATTACATTCTGTTCAACAGGAGAcatttaagatgttctggttttacTATTttagtttctgcagttttttcacTCTTTTGTATGAATATCATTGAGTGAGAACATTTCAAAATCTCCATAAAAAGTGAATGTACTGTGTTGTGACTGGCTGTGTGGACCAGTTAGAGGCCAGCAGCTCACTGGTTGGACTGGTGGACTACTTCAGTGATGAGTAGATGACCTGAGGCTCCAGTGGAAactctgaacacaaacagagaaaactgaATGAGAACAAGCAGctctgcacaaaaacaacacaatcatgttaatatgcagcaaaatgaccacaggaaataaaaactttattaattaatGTCACAACTCAGTATCTGTATGGTTGATatcaagtttttcttttacttttgtgcatttataTCCAAggttattgatatttttatgaATTAATACCCCTTTTATTGGCCATATTTTGCATTTCTATCCAGATTGTTGCTCTGCTTTGTTCATTAATGTCCAGGTTTTTGATTCTTCTGTGCATCAGTATCAGTTATTGATTCTTTGTGAACCATATCCAGGTAAAAGCAGCTGTATATTAACTAGTGATAATCAGTCTGTGGTGGTTGATGATGACTTCTAGAGTCCCCACTTGTTTCAGATGCATTTTGTTTTGGAACTGAGCCTGAATAAACTCAGACCTGCAgcatgatgttctacagctggttttaatgttgtggctgatcagttaAAACAGCTCAGATAGTAAAACACTGCTGAACATTTGATGCATCAGAATTAATAATCAGATACTGCAGATAATACTCCTGTACTTTTCCAAGCATTATTTTCAATGATGAAGCTGTGACAGAATATTTTTGAAGTGTGGCATTGATTCTTGAAGGTCACTAAAGGGTCTGAGTACTCGTGGACATCCCTGTGGTTTCTCTCCCTGATGACTTTAAAGGAACAGCTCAGCATTTCAGGAaacatttctcttctttctttctaaaCTAGATAATAAAGATCAGCTGTACCTCTGCTCCTGTTTGGTCTGATGACTATTTGTCCATAGCTGGTTTCTTCTGTTCTCACTGCTGAGTAAACTGCAGCTGGATCTCtgtctgcacaaacacagaaaatacaccaGTTCAGTGACACTTCAACTTTTCAGATGAAGCATATCGGAGGGATATACAAAAAGTAAATTGGAGTGAAGTGATATGTGAAGATGACCCTGACATGGCACTAGAAACTTTCTTAAAAATTATTCAACCTGTTCTGAACAAACATGCACCTATGAAAAAGTGGACAACCAGAATGCAAAGAGCTCCTTGGCTCGATATAGAATTAAAAgcacaaatgaaagaaagagaTAAGGCTaaaaaagttgctcaaaaaaGTGGCAATTTTAGTGATaaacaaaaataccataaaTTGAGGAATCTTATAaccaaattaaatattaaaaaaaagaaacaatattatCCATTACAactacaacaaaataaaaatgatggtAAAAGACTCTGGGGGGTATTAAATAATATAATGGGGAGAAATAGATACTTACAGCCCACTTTCGTAGAATGTGATGGTATTTTTATCACCAAGCCTAAAGACATTGCCAACAACTTGAATAAATTCTTTAACGAGAAAATCAAAAAGCTTAGAAATACAACTGTAAAACATCCATCTCAGAACTCTATAACTCGCCTGCAAcaatatatgaaaaataaacaatgtcAGTTTGAGTTACACGAGCTCAGTGTTCAGAAAGTCGCGAAGTTAATTCGAGCAATTTGCAAAGGAACGCAGGCAGGAATGGATAATATAGACGATAAATTGATCCTGATTGCTGAAGAGTATGTAGTCCATcctatttgtcacatttttaacaacAGTATCAGGAAATGCAAGTTTCCACAAAACTGGAAAGAAGCGAAGGTCATCCCgttggtgaaagaaaaaaaaaaacaattttcagCGGATCTAACACCCGCCCTATAAGTTTGTTATCCTCATTGAGCAAAATCTTTGAAAAGGCAGTATTTGATCAAATTCAGGCctattttcttgataataattTAATTACAAACTCGCAACACGCATATAGGAAAGGACATTCAACTTGTTCTGCTCTAATACAGATGACAGAAGACTGGTACAAAGCACTAGACAATACGAAGATGTGCGGTGCAGTTCTATTAGACTTCACTGCAGCGTTCGACATGATCGACTATGACCTTCTGCTTAACAAGTTGAAGTGTTATGGGTTTTCTCCAACTGCAGTTGCCTGGGTCAGGAGCTACTtaacagaaagaagacaaaggGTTTTCTTTAATGGAAGCCTGTCAGACTGTTTAGCCGTAGAATGCGGAATTCCGCAAGGAAGCTGCTTGGGCCCTttaatttattctatttttacaaATGACCTGCCATTGGCTACAAAACAGGCAAAATTGGTGATGTATGCTGACGATACTACAATGTATGCATCTGCCTCTTCATCAGTCGAACTTAATACTATACTCAGTAAAGAATTAAATGCTGTAGAAAATTGGATAACAGACAACAGACTGGTTCTTAACGTGGCCAAGACCAAAAGCATAACAATTGGTTCCAGTCATCTGCTAAAGTCAAAACATAGCCTGACACTCTTTATAAACAACACATTAATAGAGGAAGTGACAGAAGCAAAATTGCTAGGGGTTCATATTGATAATAAATTGACTTGGTCCTCACAGATTGaagttttagtgaaaaaaatggGCAAGGCTTTGGCAGTAGTGAGAAGGTGTAAAAATTTCATTACATCAGATTTGCTAAAATTACTTATAAAGAGTTTAATGCTCTCACAACTGGACTACTGCCAGCTGATCTGGGCTAGTGCTAATAAGGACAGTCTTTATAAATTGCAATTATTGCAGAACAGGGCAGCACGGTTAGCTTTGCGTTGTCCATACAGAACTAGTGTGAATTATATGCACGCCCAACTCAACTGGTTAAAGGTGGAACAGAGgataaaagctgcttttatgATGGCTACATGGAAAATATTAAAGtatgaaaatccaaaatttatATACAAGCAACTTAAGCAAAATTTAGAATCACATGGGTACGAAACAAGACAGGCAACTGCAGGTCGCTTTATTATACAAAAAGCCAATACaaatttccttaaaaaaactgtaatgtttCGAGCTATGAAAGAATGGAACACACTACCTGTAGCTTTGACAAACATCAAGCATGAAACTGTGTTTAAGAGCAGAATAAAAATGTTCGTAGGAGAGTCTTATTTGGTCTAGTAGAAAACCATAATTATAGGAATGTacgtatgtatatgtatatatatgcatgtatacatgtatgtgtgtgtgtgtgtgtgtgtgtgtgtatgtacatatttatatgtttttttgtacCGTGGTATTTTGCATGCTGCTCTCGTGTGCTTCTGTTAAGTGGAGTTCAGTCAAGGTGGTATGAACTACGGTACTATATACtgtaaaatgaactaaaatctGCTACTATTTAAGTGAATGGTTTACTACTGATGCTACAACTATTTTGTTTATTGTGCAAGGATGGCGAATTGCTTTGGATGAATGTTTGAAGCCTGTAAGTCACATGATTAACTTTTAAAtattgtatgtgtgtatatatatggtttttaattttattttcgtACCTTTGACATATGTATgaattgtattgtatttaaaatgttactTTTAATTAGGACCCCAGGAAGATTAGCTGACCTAAGGGtacagctaatggggatcctagtaataaacaaataaacaaataaacaaataaacactaCTGACACCAGCACGGTTACTTTACAGTGTTAAACTAATTATTTTCCATGTAGCTTTATAATCAGACTCATTAGGAGCTTTATAAATGTTGTTTCCCTTCTTCTGCCGTTAATGACTAACAACCCAAATATAACTGGACATTATTCGTGTGAAACAGGAAAGAAGACGACCACAAAGCTGCTGAATTCTCAGAATAATTCAACTCAGCAgataaaaccacagcagcagcttccttcTGTTGGTTCCAGTGAGGTGTGGTGTCAAActgttctgttttctctctaCAGTGTGGTCTGCTTTGGCTGATGATTGTGGGTTTATTCTGAGACTCTCTGTTGGTCTGTCTGGTATCATGTGCTGAGATGAGTTTTAACTCTTTCTGTGTTCAGACCAGTTTGAGAATCTGTTCTGCTCTTTTACATCGTCTT includes these proteins:
- the LOC127532731 gene encoding uncharacterized protein LOC127532731: MLPISTVESPSFRSILRKIQTADGQESTSDRKTFASYLEKCYSKMESELKSTFERLEYVSTTADIWTCHNKSFLGMTAHWINPNNFKREKAAIACRRIKGRHTYDVVASEIEHVHSAFGLTHKVTATVTDNGSNFVKAFRVYEAATAPSDSEEEGGEEEEDNVVFADADDILSNGTSDGEYTLPPHLRCASHTLNLISNNDVNKWLSANAEAKSVFRSATAKCSALWTKCSRSTVASELVENICKRKLIIPVTTRWNSFHDALTCILTIPVPQLNHLCAQLDIRVLSEREHKFLSEYCSVMKPLSIALDILQGEDNCYYGCLLPTLEVLMSKVLALQPSLSRMTAGLPDVIVQSIKTRFASVLENKDAQLAAVTLPKFKLRWLKEEHKKDSLKTLLITECRTSMDTQQEVLPFVSKPQASSSNKSEIDFFAFEDDHPTSRSCESEIFGYFQSGCEVDILHQFPNIKTLFLKLNTRNCDVGNWELLAVKQALEC